ACAATTGGGACCATCAGGCGTGCGACGGACCAGTGTGCTACGGGTACAACATACACTCGCGATAGAAACGAGGAGAATAGCTAGGGAGCGTCGGAGGATTTGGCATAGCTGCGCTCTGCGCGACAAAACCCCAAATGTCGGGATTCGGCAATTTCGGCGTGAGTTTGCTTGCACATTGGCCGTACCGGCATCCGAATGCTTTCTGCGCAATTCCTCGAGAGACGGGGTAAGCTGACAAGCTATGTTTCAAAACAGCCCTTTTGTGAGGGTTCAACCTTGCCTGTGTGCAATGTAAGTAGTCCTTTAGGATCTCTTCAATCACATCGCCTCGATGTGGAAATGCGTGAGCATGGCCTGACTTTATATCAACAGGTTCTAAACAAGGACAACACAGGCCAAAGGGGAGGATGGGGAGGGTGCAACCTGAAGGGCATACTACTCCCTAATAACCAATACCTCGGAAACTTGGGTGAGCTCATAATTCTTGTCCGAGCCCTTGTCAAGTTGATTACATGCTGACATACCGGGTTGCAGGTGTAATTATGGTCTGCGTTGTCGCTATcgtggtggctttatatttaCTGCTGCGGTCAGAACGCAAGAAGGCTGCGGTCGGACGAAGGTATGCCCTTGCAGCTGCCATATATGATATCTCTGGTTGGATTTGATGTGCTGACATGGTGTCTCTGCAGAGAGATGCAACTGTTTCTCCTGGGCTACATTGTGATCCAAATTTGCGAGATCTTCACTGTTGGCGAAATCTCACCCTTGTCCGAGACAGTTCGAGTGGTGAGTCTAGGGTTCACTTACATGAACATATTTGTCTTCAAACGATGCTGATCTGAAATTTACCCACAGGCATTTACTGGTATTCACCTCGGCTTTATCATTGCAACAACATGGGTTCTCATGCTCAACGCAGTCGTGGGCTACCAGATCATTGACGATGGCACGCCACTATCTCTTGGGCTACTGGTGCTTTCAGGCCTGGTTCTCTTGATCGGCACCGGCTACATCACTCTAGATACGGGTTTTGGATGGACTGGTTACTGGAACGAGAGCAAGGAGGATTACCATCACATCGCTCTCTACGTACTATACCAGCTGGCCCCCCTCATATTCATTGTTGCCTTCTTTGTCCTCGAGGCAATTCTGGTCTTGAGAGTACTCCAGGAGACGAAGCCTATGATTTATCTCGTAGGCGCCGGCCTCCTGTTTGCTCTGGGGCAAATCTTCAACTATGTTGTCAGCCGGTACATTTGCAACGGCACCAACGGCAACATTGACGGCTCACTTTTCCAGACCATCTTCACCCTGGCGTCAGTCGTTATGGTATGGATATTCTGGTCAAGCATCACCGAGGATGACTGGCCAATGCCCGTGGGTTCAACTTACCCATAGGATGGGACTACCTCGGATAACCTCGAGGGCAGTGGCGAGAAACCAGAATCATCCTGAAACAACAAAACAACTCATCAGCATATGAAAGAAAAACCACGCcatcaaaaaagaaaaaaaaggaatttGAAGTGTCATTGCGGAGGCCTATTCCTCAGCAATTCTCATCACTTAAAAGCCGGTTAGGGATGAGGGCCCCTAAGAAGGTGTACATGCGAAGCCCTCATCTTTTTTCTATAACTATTAACGAAATAATCAATTCAATCTTCACGACAGCCTACCTTCTACATCTCTATCAATCGGCTATTTGCGATTGTACACTAGCAACATGCCAACGAACCGGTCTTGGCTCATGCTCCAGAGGAGTCTGGCGCCTTTGTCTATACGTCTGTTGTGATATTGGGAGGTGACTGTCGGGGAAGCACTGATTCTAATAACTTGTACGGCGTGTGTGACGTACGGAGACATTTTATAAACCTCCTTGACGATGACTTTTATAGCGGTTCTGTATAGCCGTATTTTGGTTTTCTGCTCTTTTCCGTCAGTCGATAGCGGAAGTATGTATACCCCTTGTTACTAGATAGTCTATTTCGCGATTATGAGCATCAGGGCAGGGCGATGTGCTTAGTACAGTGGAAATCTGATAGACAAGAGCATTGACCCTTTGCAACAGAGTCTGTCCAGTCGCTTGTCACCATTGATTGTCAACTCGAATGACTTATCAGCTCACACATTGCATTCGTTTACCGCTTGATagaaaaagtaaaagaaaagaaactctGTAAGCTTGGTAAGTCAATGACCTCACTGTGTGTTTACTTCCCATCCGAGCTAAGCAATCAACCAACTACCTAGGTGGTGGTACTTCGTACGTACCTTAGCAAGATACCCAGGTGGAAGCTGAAGCTAAGCTTATGTACATACACTAtccacctaccttacctaccttgccttaGTCTAAAGTGGCACCCGACTTTAGACTCTGCCGAGTAGTGGGGCAGGCTCTTTGCGGCGGCACGCTAACGCGGATTTGCTGGGTCGCGGTACGACGAATGAATTTACTGTGACCACCCAAGGTAACTGCTAGCTGCTTTCACATGCAAGCTCGAATAACCCAATTGATTATTAGCACAAGCAAGCTAAAACAGATTTCACGCGACACTGCATTCAAAGCGATTCTCCTTGCGACACGTCGGTTTTTAATTACCAGTTTGCGCTAACACCTCAGTCAAAGTACGGcggaactagactagaagcCTGTCAGATTAGGAATTGGACCCATCACTTGCTCTCACGCCTACCTGCTCAACATCCAACATCGCCAACTTGGCCTGCTTCCAAGTAGGTGATTTGGTAACCTACCATCAACTCCTCCTACAGGAACCAAGAAATTACTCGCCACTTTGTGACCCGATAATTGCCGCCCAGTCCCAGCCCCTCCGCTCGAAGGCGATCAAAGCGCTTTTACCACATCCGAACCCGGTTCTAATCCCCGGTGTGGGTTGGAATTACCCAGAGCTCCCCGACAACAGCATCCACGATGGCAGACTCGGATGGCGAGTTTGTTGTCGACGACGGCTCGGATGACGAGCTTGTAGCACAGTCTGGTGGCGCACGCGGTGCAGCCGGCGGGGGGCGGTCGGGCAAGGGCGGGGATGAAGGTGGCAAGCGCAGGAAGAAAGCCAGCAAGGCAGCATGGGAAGACCTGCAAAGATCATGGGATGTGGTCCACGAGCTGGACGACGGCAACCTCTCGCTCGAGGGCTTCCTGGAGGCCGAGAAGCGTCGGCGCGTGCTCCGTGACACGACGCCCATCCAGCGCGGAATTATACGGCACCTAGTCTTGGTCATCGACATGTCCTTCGCCATGGCGGAGAAGGACCTGATGCCGACGAGGCACCGCTTGACCATCTCGTACGCCATCGAGTTTGTGCGCGAGTACTTTGACCAAAACCCCATCAGTCAGCTGGCCATCGTGGGCATGCGCGACAGCATAGCCGTCCGGATCTCGGATTTAAGCGGGAATCCGGCGGAACACATTGAGAAGCTCAGGGCTTTGCCGGACCTAGACCCGTCTGGTAGCCCTAGTCTACAGAACGCTCTAGAGATGTGCCGAGGCGCATTGTTGTGAGTTTTGATCCCCATTTATGCATGTTGCCCCTGGGCAATTTATACTCCTCAAGGAGCATGATTTCTCACCGCCGCAAACCGCAGTAACACTCCCTCACATGGCACCCGTGAGGTAGTTATAATATTCGGCGCATTACTATCACTAGATCCCGGCGACATACATGAGACGATTGATGGGCTCATGCAGGATAGGATACGAGTGTCGGTGATTGGGCTGGCGGCCCAGGTCTATATCTGCGAGGAAATATGCCGACGAACAAACTCTGGCAAGGCAGCGGCAGATCTGGGAATTGTTACAGACACCGACGGATCAGCATACAACGTAGCCCTTCACGAGGTGCATTTTCGGGAGCTGCTGATGTCGGCTACGAGACCTCCTGTAACGCGACAAAGTCAACTTCAACAGGCAACGGGAGAGACCGCTTCCCTGCTGATGATGGGTTTTCCCTCGCGAAAGACGGACAAGGACCCGGCTCTGTGTTCATGTCACAACAGGCCTGTGCGGAACGGCTTCCTGTGCACACGATGCGGATCAAGAGTCTGCCGTCTGCCCTCCGAGTGCCCCGCGTGCGGCCTGACACTGATCTTGTCCACGCACCTGGCCCGATCATATCACCATCTGTTCCCGCTAAAGATATGGTCCGAAGTGCCATGGAATGACGCCGTTCGCAGCGTCTCCTGCTTTGCATGCCACGCACCGTTCCCCGATGCCAAGAACAAAGATGCggacaagggcaaggacgCCGAGAAGGATCCCGGTGACAAACACCTCAAGGTCCCTTCCAAAGATACAAacggaaaaaagaagaagcccgCGGCACCTGTGCCCAAAGGCGTCAGTGAGAGTGGGAGATATATGTGCCAGGTGTGCAGGCATCACTTCTGTATCGATTGCGACGTCTTTTCGCACGAGGTGCTGCACAATTGCCCCGGATGCCAGAGCGATACTCGAGGCGATCTGGCTACGACAAACGGAAAAGGGGCCGCCAACGGATCCGTAAGCAATGGTGTTGCACATGATTCCAACGGGGCCATGGCGATTGACTAAATGTTCACGGCTACGGCCATTTTCAAGTTGCGCATGGCATGGGTGGACTATAGATCGATATGTTGCAATTAGAGGCAAAATTTATGGTCTTGTTGATGCCTTTCCAGTGAAGATATTAGGAGAGAAATCCGTGCATAACAAATATGGGATTATGTGCTCTGTTCTCTACTACTGATTATTCCATCTGGGTATTAAGCCGGTATAGAAAGTCAAGGTTTTGGCCGAAGCCCTTCGACCAGTCGCCACTGAGGTGAGCAAACAAGATCCAGTGTTACAGAAGGCATTTTGAAATGAGGCAAAAGATTTCAAACCCATTGGTGCAGCCTAACAGAAAATGGCACATATCGAGTTTGTCATAGAGATGAGATGATGGTAGATCTTGTATATATATGTAATTTATCGTGTGACGGACGAGGGAAAACAAAACTCACCCCTGAAAAACCATAAATATGATATTGATGCTTGCAACCATGATACCGTCCCGTTTACCCGTAACGCCATTTTGCCTCATGATCATTAATTGCAAATAATTGAACCAGACAAATCCACAAACAGTGTGTTTATACCTGATTACAAGTTTCCACGCTCAGCCTGCTCCCTCTCGATGGCCTCGAAGAGGCTCTTGAAGTTGCCGGCGCCAAAGCCGTCAAACTCGTTGCGCTGGATAATCTCGATAAAGACCGTGGGACGATCCATGAGCGGGCGCGTGAAGAGCTGGAGCAGGTAGCCACCCTCGTCGTAGTCGATGAGGATGTTATTGCGGACCAAACGGTCAAAGTCCTCTTGCAACTCCCAGTCGCGCTTCTCCGTCttgaggcggcggcgcatgGTGTCGTAGTAGGTGTGGGGCACCTCGATGAACTCGACGCCGCGGCTGCGCATGGCCTCGACGGTGGTGATGATGTCTGAGGTGAGCAGGGCGATGTGCTGGACGCCGGCGCCCGAGTTGAAGGTGACGTACTCCTCGATCTGCGAACGCTTCTTACCCTTGGCCGGCTCATTGATGGGCATCTTGACGACATTGTTGGGGCTGGCCATGACGATGCTGTTGAGGGCACTGAAGTCGGTCGAGATTTGGTTGTCATCGACGGACCAGAAGCGGTGGAACGACAGGCAGCGCTCGTAAAAGTCGCAAGCCGCCCTCATGTCGTCCCAGTCCTGGTTGCCGACGCAGTGGTCGATGCGCTGCAGGGGTACAGGCGCAAGGGCCGAGTAGGCAGCCGGCTGGCGGTTCACGTCGCGGAAGCCGGGCAGGAAGGTGCCGCGAAAGTTATCGCGGGAAAGTAGGGTGTGCGTGGTGTCACCATATGTCTGGATGACGGCCATGGTGACCGAGCCGTGCTCCTTGTCCGACAAGGTCTTGGGCGGCGCAATGGACACGGCACCCTGCTGCACGGCACGCTCGTACACACCTTGGACGTTGTCCACCTCGAAGCAGACGTCCTTCACGGCATCACCGTGCTTCTCGAGGTGGGCATGCATCTCCTTGAGGAGTGCCCGGTCCTCATCCGAGATAGGCTCATCCTCTGGGAGGTGGACATGTGACCTGATGGGCGACGTGAAGACGAAGCGGACGTCTTCCTTGCCCACCAGGTAAGAGGCGAAGTAACGGGAGCCTGTCTCAAGGCCCCGGTATGCGATAATCTTCATACCAAAGAGGGTGTTGTAATACGAAGCCGCCTGCTTCGCATTTCCCACCCACCAGGTTACATGGTCGTAGCCATGGAAGCTAGGAAACGGGCCCTGGACTGCGAGGCTGTCAACCTGCAGTCCGGACGTATGGTCTACGACCGAGTTTCTTGGAGATTCGGTGATGGCAGAGGGTGACATGGACACAAAATGGTTTCTGGAAAGCAAGCAGTCCTTGGGTTAACAAACAATTGCTAGCTTGCTTGCTCAATTGTCTCGAAGTGACGGTGACAGTGATAGCTTGGTTTGGGCGAGTAAGTAGTATGTGTGGAAGTGAAGAGAATATAGTGCTGGATTTCGTGTTATTTTGAATCAAATTTCCCAAGTTCCCATGGGAATGACCCCCTTCTTATTTAAAGGCTCGGTTTAATTCGAGTTATGACGCCCACCCAGCCTTCCGCTGTGTGCCAGCAGCAAGTCATCTGATTCCGTACTTGGCGGGCGAGTCGAAGTTGGCTTCATACCAGTAATGCCAGAGTTCCAGGCAAAACAATCCCCGTGGGTCTCTAGTACTTGAGCGTAAAGCCGCAGTCTCTGACCTTGTTTGTGCCACATGCAGACGATCCCAATGGGTTGCTTGTCAGGAACCCCGAAAAGAAAGGCTCTAAAAACAGGCGGAACTAAACCGTCGGAGCCTTGATACCTAAATTACCCGACCCTAGCCGAGAGTGGCCGCGTCGGTTTCTTGTGCCGCTGCCTTCCACCGTCAAATCCGCACAGGCTTTTGGACGATGCAAGAGGGGACCCACTTTCCCGTGACATGACTGACGAAAGTCGATTATGGGTAATGCCGAGCTGCATGGACCAGGATGTTGCTGACGCCACAGCACTCGTCGACTCTGTTCTTTGTTGGGTGCAAGTGTCCATGCAACTCGAAACCTTTTTGCTTAGATTGATCCGTTAATTCCACTGCATGGAATATTCCTTAGTACATGTGTGCTAACCCACGTTTCGCGGTGTTTTGATTGTTGAAGAGCATCGCCGACTGCACTGCTTGAGAACCGACGCGAGTGGGCTCACCGAGACAAAGAGTCCTAGGCTCGACATTTATTGCAGCAAGAATCCTAACCAAGTATCCCAATCCAATAATAATGGCTTCGGCGACCTTGAGCAGCCGGGACATGAATGTCCTCGAAAAGATAAAAGATCCCGAATTCGACCCCGCCGCGGTGGTCAGATTAGAAGCCTCACTGCCAGCAGACCCTCACATAAAAGATGCCGACGTATACAAGAAGGTGGTCGAGAGAGAACGAGGAATCGTCGCGCAGATGCAACAAGCAGAAGACCAGCTGGAAAAGGCGGATGCTCAAGATGCAGTCGAAGCGACATACAGAAAGGCCGTCCTCAGCTTTGACGAGCTTATCCAAGAGTATCCAGATTATGCAAGTGCCAGAAACAACAGGGCCCAGGCCCTGAGACGGCTGTACGGTGACACAATGATGTTGCCGCAAAAAGAGCCTTCACCCCAAGCCTTGGTGCCGAAGATTGACGACACTGAGGAGCATTCCCGTGTGGTGAACAAGACGCTTGCGGACCTTGACAGAGCAATCGAACTGCTCTCCCCGAGAACGCCCTGGCAGGCATTGtcacccgccgccgccaataccCTCTCCCTTGCTCATACACAAAGGGCAGCTATATACCTGGCCGCATCCAAGCTTGTCGCCCAGGGCGTCCCGCAAATATCACacggaagaaaagaaagtagCTGGAGGACGCTCGAGTTTGAGGCTGCTGCATCGAGGGACTTTGCCATCGGGGGCAGATATGGCAATGATATAGCAAAGGGCCTTGCTGTAAGCACCAATCCGACTGCTAAGCTCTGTGGACAAATGGTTCAGGAAATGATGAAGAAAGAGTATGGGGATGAGTTCACTCGGTGATATCGTGCGGTCTAGGGCCGAGAAAGGGTGGTTTCGAAGTAATGTCTAGGCAGTGGTAGCATTATATGAATACGATGCTCCAGTGATGTAGACTTCCGACACACGGCAGCCCGTTAAGCGCAGCAGTCTTAGAGAGGAGAGCTGGCTTAATTACTGCTCATGCCGACAGTATACCTGAGGCGTCTAGAAAATACAATAAAGATCAGTATACTGATACTACCACACTGCAATAAGGGTGTGCTCACCTCTTGAAAGCGTCCATAGTCTCAGCCGAGGTCCTTCCCTTTTCCTTCTCCTCACGCCTGACTCTGGTAACGGCGGCTGAGAGGCCGATAAACACAGCAAAGACGGGATCTGCCACCCTCGAAATTATATACGTAGGAGGAGGCATGGTTATTGTTTCATCGACGTTCGGAATGCGCgtaagagagaaaaagaatatCAGAGGCCCTGGCAGCGATTGCGTCGGTTTCGATCGCGTCAAAATCCCAGTGACAAACTCGAGGGTACTTCGTTGATCGACTTGCCCAACGACAGGACTCTTGAGGTGTGGGTCCAGGCGATTCCGTTTGAATGATATTACTGGCCAGTGACTAAAGCTTGGACCTCTTGCATTTTCTCCTGCGCCTTTCTCCATACTCTGACTTGGCTGGCTCCAAAAGTTCGCATCACGTGTAGCCAGCCCCGCTCCAAGCGCACAGCCGGTAGTTTGGAAACTCCAGTGAAATTTCGGGACGCCGACAACCCTCTTGTTTAATCCACCATATCACCACCCAACGTCACCCAAATCCGACAACCAGAAGAACCGCCAAAATGAAGTTCCTCAAGGTCGGCCGTGTTGCCATCATCACCCGCGGCAGGTTTGCCGGTAAGAAGGTAAGACGCGAAATCTTGCCTTGGTGacagacgaaaaaaaaaaagtttggaGGATGGCCGTGTCACAGGAGACAAGACAGATGCACCTATTCCCGCCACGAGCGATTGAGACAGCCTCACCGAACACCAAGTTTCCATGAATTCACCGACCACATCAACTCAGACGAACACACAATCAAAGATCGCTCGTGGCAGGGGGCAGGAAGGGAAGCATCTGAGGAAAAGGCCCATACAGGCTCGGGAGAAATGGTAATAGgatcaggcggctgacattGTGGCCTCGTCCCCTCCTCACCAGGTCGTCATCATCCAACCCGTCGACTCAGGCAACAAGCTGCACCCCTACGGCCACGCCATCGTTGCTGGTATCGAGCGCTACCCCCTCAAGATCACCAGGCGCATGTCCAAGACGCGCCAAGAGAAGCGCAACAAGATAAAGCCCTTCGTCAAGGTTGTCAACTACAACCACCTCATGCCCACCCGCTACACTCTCGAGCTCGAGGGCCTCAAGGGCTCCGTGACCAACGACACCTTCAAGGAGGTCAGCCAAAGGGAGGACGCTAAGAAGAACGTGAAGAAGGTGCTCGAGGAGCGCTACACGAGCGGAAAGAACCGGTGGTTCTTCACTCCTCTTAGTACGTCGCCCACCATTGGATCCCCCAGAAGAATCCCGAGTCTTGAAGCAACACTGTGGGGTTCCTTAGCACAGGAAGATTGGCTAACTGACCGTTTTTCTTCCAGAGTTCTAAATATTTTCTCTCTACACTTCGGCTTGGGCAGGGGCGAATGGGTTGGGCTGTACGCAGCATTCTCGGAATACAAAAATTTGAGGCTCATGAGCTAAATTCACCGCGGTTCTTTCTGGTCAATTTTTAGGCGTTTGATTGTTCCTCGGCCTTTTGTGGTGCATGCCGGTGATTGGGGTTCTGGCACCTAGACATGATGATGAGACCTTGTTTTATGGTGCCTGCGCATTTTCGATCGGATCTTCCGCTCGACTGTAGCAGCAGCAAGAGTCGCTTCCGGCTCATGCAACGGAAGTTTAGACAGCAAGAAATTCAGCATGACACTACATGGAGTCCCTATAGCGCAGTCTGGCAATGTGTAAGACTTTACATTGTGTAATTTCCTGCTCTATTTCTAGTATACATGTGTACACAGACTTTCCAGTCTTCATATTCAAAAAGGTGGGCAAAAAGGTGAGCAATCGGCCCAATCTATACTGGTGACAAGAGTGCAGGTTTTGCACACGGCAGGTAGTCAATGTCCCCAACTCCAATAGACGACGAACATGCAGGATCATCATCCATGAAAGCATACCATACTGGCTAATATCGTCTTCGACGGGCCCAGCGCTGAAGGCTCCCACACAGGTACGCATGCTAAAAGGGGAATATAAACaacaaaggaaaacaaaCCCGCACAGTAACCCTTTGTAACTGAATAGAGCCCCAGTTCAAGCGTCTATTGAGGCAAACCGACCTTATTGGCAGCCTTGCTCAGGACCTTGGTGGCGTCGTATTCTGTCGCGTAAGGCGCCAGGCCGCTGAGAACGAAGATGCCTAGCGTGAATACGGATCCAAGGATCAAGACACGGCGGAGGACAGGGCGGCGAACTCCAAATTCAGCCCACTGCCGGCCACCCTCAGCAGCATAACCCTTCAGAGCATCGTAGCCAAGCTTGTAGTGCACCATTCCAGCAAGAGCGATGCTGTAGCCAAAGAGCTGCAGGCCAGTGACAGGCTTGTCGGGCCAGATAATGACCGAAGCAGCGACAAGCAGCACGTCCTTGAGGACACCACAGATGGTGAGCACCAAGGAAGATGTTTTGCCAATCTGTTCACTGTATTAATACCGATGCACCAGGTCTAGGGATTCCGTGGAAAATTGGGGTGTTTGGAGTCTACTTACCAACAGAACAACCGAGACGTTCAGCATAAATGCGCACAATCCGTTCAGGAAGAAATTGAACAGTCCGACGTGGTAGACCTCAGCCAAGCTGACCTTGGGCATCTCCCAAAAGAGGGCAACTGTAGCGTTCATAGCAGCGCACACAGGGGCGAAGTAGTACAGAGACACCAGCGGGTCCATCTTGTACTCGGCAGAGCTAAGCAGGCGCTGGACCATGGTCAGGCGTAGGGCTTCGAAGATGACTCCGCCAATCTGGAACAGGAAACCGGCCAAGACAAACTTGATCTCGCCAAACGATGCGATGACCAcaccgacgacgatgaccgAGACGTTGAGGAAGATACGTAGGTTGGGCTGTGCAACACCCAGCACCCAACTTGAGAGGAGGACAGCAACGGGGGTAGTAGCCTTGATCAGTGTTAGCAGATGAAGATTCTCAATTGGCCACAAGCCTGGATGGTTATGTGGTTGGTCAGAAACTTACCTTAAGCATCTGGATAAAGGCAACACTGAGATAGAGGTATGTCAAGTTGCCGCAGATAAGACTCAGACTGAACATGAATCCAATTGGCACGATGGCGCGCATGTAGACCTGCCCATTCATCTTGACAGTTTTACGGCCATCGAGAAGGGTGGTATAGCGCGCCAGCAGTTGCGTCGCAACCGTGGCGAAGGTCAGGTGGTACGTCGTCAACAGGACCGGGTAGTCTGCATATCGAGATGGTCAGTCAGAGATTGAGACTTTGAGCAAGACATCATTTCAGCGTTGGGTGAGATTTTGGCTTCATACGGAATTTCTTGGTGTCGAGGATCCATTTGTTGAACAAAATAACCGAAGAACTTATACTGATCCATGCACTGATCGAAAGAAACGTTTCCACCGCTCGTCAGTATCGACTATTGCGAGTTGTTCATCGGGCCGCCGTGTTGTCCCGTCTCGTTGGTTGCTCACATGACATATGCCGCCGCGGGCACGGATGCTTTAGGCGCTTGAGGTTGAAGCTTTTCGGCGTCTTGGTTGGCGACGGGCAAGACTGGTTCCCGCGGCGCCCCCTCCCCGGAGACACGCACTTTGTCTTCGGTGCTCATGGTAGCGCGGTGTGTGCGGTGCAGGCAAAGAGCGCACTGGAGCTAGCTATCCACGCAGCCCAAGCTTGGCGTGGTCCGGTTGTTGCACTACAAGCAACAATTTGGATAATGTAAAGCAACCAAGAAACAGAAAAGTCAAGCGAAAGGGGACTGCTCCCTGATGTTACCCAGATCTCAGGGTGAGTCGATTTGCGATGTAGGTCGACGTCTGAAGTCGagaggggaaagaaaaaaaaaaaaaaaagaatggacGTCGCCTTTTTTTCCAGGGATACACGCCTAAGCTTTGGCGGAAGGAAGCAACGACGCAACCGTTGTCGCGCGGGTTTGGGGTTTGACGGGTGGGCACAACTAGGACCCGAGCGTCAATCGACTTCTTTTAAAAAGGCACTCCTGCTTGGCGAGTCCTTACTGGCATCATAGCCTGGTCTCGAACTCTCTCTCCAAAGCCAGCTATCAACTGCCAGCGCCTTACGATTCAGTTTATCGGCCATTTTTACTGGCCCTTGATTTTGCACACTCAGGGGCTGATGTAGCGTTCGATGGATCCAGAAAGATTGATCAACAAGGAGCATCGATGGAAATAAACTGGAGGTGTGGGGCTCTGCACGAGGTTTGTGGCAAGGTTGAGTCTGTTCGTTGTTTGATACAAGCCCATCCAGGTACTGCAGGGGCAAATAGCGTGTCGGGGGACTACCGTACAGTACTACGGGGGAAGTAAGTACTCGGCTTGTACAGGAACCAGGGCAAGAGATTTCGACAGTGTGACCACAAGTGTTATCTGGTCGAAAATAGTCGTATAAGCACAAAGCAATTTCATATTAACCGGTTATCATCCGTTATGAGCACCACAACTACTCAGGTTGCAGGGACAGGGAAACAGGAAAATGAAGGCGGCATGTTTTGATAATCGACAAAACTAACTCCAGTTACTCTCGCTCTTACTCGTCCGTTGATCAACGCCACGCAAACAAACCCATGGAATGTGGGAGAAATGCGGCAGGAAGCCCTTGTATGCACTTGTCAGTTTCCAAATGTACAGTGCATGCATGTGCATCCGAAGCAGGAAAATTTCGGCTGGAGTGAGCATTTGAAGCGACCGAGGTATCGAATACGGTGTGCAACCGGCGAATGATGTGACCGGCATCGGCGTGCAGTTGTTGATCCATTCAAGGGTTTGTTGTTTCTTCTCTCCTTTCTTTGCTCTAATTTGACAGCACGGATTAATCCGTACGGAGGTCATGACAATCCTCCTGTACATCCCGTACAGCCCCGATTTCAAGCGAGTACAAGATAGTATTGTTAAGAAATTGAGATGAGCAGTGATAGCCACTTGACGGCCACACATCATGAGAGACACCAATTTCTCTATCCAAGGTTTTGAGTATCAGATTCATTAGAATGAGCCACATGCACTGCCTTTAATACCTATTTCAAGGATCAATAATCAACACCTCGTGGTCCAAATGCTCGAGTTCTCTGGCCAAGCCTGCCAGGTTGCTGGACAGAGAAGGCGGGGGCTCTAGGTTTTTTTCTAGCTGGGAACAAAATGCCGGCCTTGGCAGAGAACTACGTGGTAGACCCAGCAATTTTGACGATCGTTTCGACAGGGTGTGCCACCAAGCTTCAAATGTTCAAAGACCCAGTAACAAAACCTAGACTCCACCTCGCCTTGGAATTATT
The Pyricularia oryzae 70-15 chromosome 1, whole genome shotgun sequence DNA segment above includes these coding regions:
- a CDS encoding RNA polymerase TFIIH complex subunit Ssl1 is translated as MADSDGEFVVDDGSDDELVAQSGGARGAAGGGRSGKGGDEGGKRRKKASKAAWEDLQRSWDVVHELDDGNLSLEGFLEAEKRRRVLRDTTPIQRGIIRHLVLVIDMSFAMAEKDLMPTRHRLTISYAIEFVREYFDQNPISQLAIVGMRDSIAVRISDLSGNPAEHIEKLRALPDLDPSGSPSLQNALEMCRGALFNTPSHGTREVVIIFGALLSLDPGDIHETIDGLMQDRIRVSVIGLAAQVYICEEICRRTNSGKAAADLGIVTDTDGSAYNVALHEVHFRELLMSATRPPVTRQSQLQQATGETASLLMMGFPSRKTDKDPALCSCHNRPVRNGFLCTRCGSRVCRLPSECPACGLTLILSTHLARSYHHLFPLKIWSEVPWNDAVRSVSCFACHAPFPDAKNKDADKGKDAEKDPGDKHLKVPSKDTNGKKKKPAAPVPKGVSESGRYMCQVCRHHFCIDCDVFSHEVLHNCPGCQSDTRGDLATTNGKGAANGSVSNGVAHDSNGAMAID
- a CDS encoding 4-hydroxyphenylpyruvate dioxygenase, giving the protein MSPSAITESPRNSVVDHTSGLQVDSLAVQGPFPSFHGYDHVTWWVGNAKQAASYYNTLFGMKIIAYRGLETGSRYFASYLVGKEDVRFVFTSPIRSHVHLPEDEPISDEDRALLKEMHAHLEKHGDAVKDVCFEVDNVQGVYERAVQQGAVSIAPPKTLSDKEHGSVTMAVIQTYGDTTHTLLSRDNFRGTFLPGFRDVNRQPAAYSALAPVPLQRIDHCVGNQDWDDMRAACDFYERCLSFHRFWSVDDNQISTDFSALNSIVMASPNNVVKMPINEPAKGKKRSQIEEYVTFNSGAGVQHIALLTSDIITTVEAMRSRGVEFIEVPHTYYDTMRRRLKTEKRDWELQEDFDRLVRNNILIDYDEGGYLLQLFTRPLMDRPTVFIEIIQRNEFDGFGAGNFKSLFEAIEREQAERGNL
- a CDS encoding 60S ribosomal protein L27-A, with translation MKFLKVGRVAIITRGRFAGKKVVIIQPVDSGNKLHPYGHAIVAGIERYPLKITRRMSKTRQEKRNKIKPFVKVVNYNHLMPTRYTLELEGLKGSVTNDTFKEVSQREDAKKNVKKVLEERYTSGKNRWFFTPLKF